A stretch of the Pan paniscus chromosome 2, NHGRI_mPanPan1-v2.0_pri, whole genome shotgun sequence genome encodes the following:
- the GP9 gene encoding platelet glycoprotein IX isoform X1, whose product MAATSAASHRVATQASARTFQARQEHLTKGSQPACPMPAWGALLLLWATAEATKDCPSPCTCRALETMGLWVDCRGHGLTALPALPARTRHLLLANNSLQSVPPGAFDHLPQLQTLDVTQNPWHCDCSLTYLRLWLEDRTPEALLQVRCASPSLAAHGPLGRLTGYQLGSCGWQLQASWVRPGVLWDIALVAVAALGLALLAGLLCATTEDLD is encoded by the exons ATGG CGGCCACCTCAGCTGCATCCCATAGAGTTGCCACCCAGGCCTCAGCCAGGACCTTTCAGGCCAGACAGGAGCACCTGACCAAAGGTTCACAG CCAGCCTGTCCCATGCCCGCCTGGGGAGCCCTGTTACTGCTCTGGGCCACAGCAGAGGCCACCAAGGACTGCCCCAGCCCGTGTACCTGCCGCGCCCTGGAAACCATGGGGCTGTGGGTGGACTGCAGGGGCCACGGACTCACGGCCCTGCCTGCCCTGCCGGCCCGCACCCGCCACCTTCTGCTGGCCAACAACAGCCTTCAGTCCGTGCCCCCGGGAGCCTTCGACCACCTGCCCCAGCTGCAGACCCTCGATGTGACGCAGAACCCCTGGCACTGTGACTGCAGCCTCACCTATCTGCGCCTCTGGCTGGAGGACCGCACGCCCGAGGCCCTGCTGCAGGTCCGCTGTGCCAGTCCCAGCCTCGCTGCCCATGGCCCGCTGGGCCGGCTGACAGGCTACCAGCTGGGCAGCTGTGGCTGGCAGCTGCAGGCGTCCTGGGTGCGCCCAGGGGTCTTGTGGGACATAGCGCTGGTCGCCGTGGCCGCGCTGGGCCTGGCTCTTCTGGCTGGCCTGCTGTGTGCCACCACAGAGGACCTGGATTGA
- the GP9 gene encoding platelet glycoprotein IX isoform X2 yields MPAWGALLLLWATAEATKDCPSPCTCRALETMGLWVDCRGHGLTALPALPARTRHLLLANNSLQSVPPGAFDHLPQLQTLDVTQNPWHCDCSLTYLRLWLEDRTPEALLQVRCASPSLAAHGPLGRLTGYQLGSCGWQLQASWVRPGVLWDIALVAVAALGLALLAGLLCATTEDLD; encoded by the coding sequence ATGCCCGCCTGGGGAGCCCTGTTACTGCTCTGGGCCACAGCAGAGGCCACCAAGGACTGCCCCAGCCCGTGTACCTGCCGCGCCCTGGAAACCATGGGGCTGTGGGTGGACTGCAGGGGCCACGGACTCACGGCCCTGCCTGCCCTGCCGGCCCGCACCCGCCACCTTCTGCTGGCCAACAACAGCCTTCAGTCCGTGCCCCCGGGAGCCTTCGACCACCTGCCCCAGCTGCAGACCCTCGATGTGACGCAGAACCCCTGGCACTGTGACTGCAGCCTCACCTATCTGCGCCTCTGGCTGGAGGACCGCACGCCCGAGGCCCTGCTGCAGGTCCGCTGTGCCAGTCCCAGCCTCGCTGCCCATGGCCCGCTGGGCCGGCTGACAGGCTACCAGCTGGGCAGCTGTGGCTGGCAGCTGCAGGCGTCCTGGGTGCGCCCAGGGGTCTTGTGGGACATAGCGCTGGTCGCCGTGGCCGCGCTGGGCCTGGCTCTTCTGGCTGGCCTGCTGTGTGCCACCACAGAGGACCTGGATTGA